One genomic region from Bactrocera tryoni isolate S06 chromosome 3, CSIRO_BtryS06_freeze2, whole genome shotgun sequence encodes:
- the LOC120772210 gene encoding kinase D-interacting substrate of 220 kDa B isoform X3: MKLSKSLDELILSASRLSLNNLRSPTRKKTKNHLNRYGDSMGSLAHRALLQYVENNDLSGLRAILDSRHLSVDDRDENGTTGLMVVAGRGLTVFVREFLARGADVQAEDNDNWTALICAAKNGHFDIVQVLIDHGADIEHRDMGGWTALMWAAYRGHTDLVRFLLEKGADVNVHGNYHLGPLLWAAGRGFRDIVELLVQRGAKVNVGDKYGTTALVWACRKGNAEIVDTLLKAGANVDTAGMYSWTPLLVATSGGHTDCVTSLLEKKPNVNALDKDGMTALAIASREGFQEICAALIAAGAYINIQDRAGDTPLIHAVKGGHRGVVEALLKKHADVDIQGKDRKTAIYTAVEKGHTHIVKILLSTNPDLEAATKDGDTALLRAVRNRNLEMVQMLLDRKAKVTASDKRGDTCLHIAMRARSKAIVEALLRNPKNSQLLYRANKAGETPYNIDTIHQKTILGQVFGARRLNTNEDSEGMLGYELYSSALADVLSEPTLTTPITVGLYAKWGSGKSFLLNKLRDEMNNFARQWAEPPINTSGLMFLVNLHIALVLGTVVGMSSWSAMWGGIAAVLYLVFTYLLLASINYANNHMDAYWAYSVQHGIMKRFGRLRLILQVAFCHPPGAQADAQAKPVRFHFAEASSASPTGESAVTHMLAALYEAIESHYGWLSTRLYRAFRPKALKVTSSWRWRRMCCMPLVIIFELCLLTLITGISLVVAYFTYASAEEKESILVSIYVICAILVTIICTNLHGLAKAFGSLFISQGRHLRRSVRLNEGAPLTAMGAEVALMTDMVKCLDAFTNQQSRLVGVVDALDSCDTERILCVLNAIQTLLSSPNRPFVLLIAVDPHVIAKAAEANSRRLFTEGGIGGHDFLRNLVHLPVYLQNSGLRKVQRAQMTAMLFKRNYSEFPNEDGPTLGHSVSARRLSNASEIMSSQEKLRTSHNPGRSGKKMRLSESVASSIGSNLHRLGQNPQGVLDLSRIMLTDDYFSDVNPRSMRRLMNVIYITVRLLKAFQIDFSWYRLSSWINLTEQWPLRASMIVLQHDNFMDSYDDNVSLQAVYEKVRPKIACLREAAPLLELDRDERKLDAFLQLHKSDLLVADLRIFLPFTINLDPYLRKVLKEDQQSIEDEGTLMLQNKPSINPAVRIPPPTPTYVPSPAAYPPYQLFHNDYELRHRNASINSEPAMTPLIGSPSDSFGDDVLQTKLSDLTVEGVISLLERVDDLRPALPKLSPILKENAINGRVLKYCDTNDLKGVLGLNFGHWELFRLLINTLRDCEKLQRKFKPTPAIADVPASNTTAPKDSTDTHTLAPSQPHSRKNSTTSHMEKQVTLEEQMICGALQTLNEEAFEDVASSERPSPSGLPTGEMLAAAAQLQLAPIRESSEFGSPSDDLKFNHFLQYANNNNYGNFHTQQHNHSDSTHSLQSIGIGGGGGGVSVGVVGNNTIHMGNGGTGVFNNGNIGGGDMYKLRHSIVGDASTQAAVQLLANQQQQQHQLTAGGHGHHRNQRHHSVGDDLLYESLMPQQQQQLRSPIQQQQQQQQQRNTVPTVVVIPNTNSDHDISDTPL, from the exons catCTCAATCGCTACGGAGATTCTATGGGTTCACTAGCACATCGAGCGCTCCTACAATATGTGGAAAATAATGACCTATCCGGTTTGCGCGCTATCTTAGATAGTCGGCATTTATCCGTCGATGATCGTGATGAG AATGGCACCACTGGACTTATGGTTGTTGCTGGACGTGGCTTAACTGTTTTTGTGCGCGAATTCTTGGCACGCGGCGCGGATGTCCAAGCGGAGGACAATGACAACTGGACGGCACTTATATGCGCGGCCAAAAATGGTCACTTCGATATCGTACAAGTGCTCATCGATCACGGCGCCGATATTGAGCATCGTGATATG GGCGGTTGGACGGCATTAATGTGGGCCGCTTACCGTGGCCACACCGATCTGGTGCGTTTCTTGCTCGAGAAAGGCGCAGACGTGAATGTACATGGCAATTATCATTTGGGTCCACTGCTGTGGGCAGCAGGTCGTGGCTTCAGAGATATTGTGGAATTGCTGGTGCAACGCGGTGCTAAGGTCAATGTCGGCGACAAGTATGGCACAACAGCGTTGGTGTGGGCGTGCCGTAAAGGCAATGCTGAGATTGTCGATACGCTACTAAAGGCCGGTGCTAATGTCGACACAGCGGGCATGTATTCGTGGACGCCACTGCTGGTAGCCACCTCAGGCGGACATACAGACTGTGTTACCTCGCTGCTGGAGAAGAAACCCAATGTTAATGCGTTGGATAAAGATGGCATGACCGCGTTGGCGATTGCGAGTCGTGAGGGCTTCCAG GAAATATGCGCGGCTCTTATCGCCGCTGGCGCCTACATCAACATACAAGATCGTGCCGGCGACACGCCCCTCATACATGCCGTCAAGGGTGGTCATCGCGGCGTTGTTGAAGCGCTGCTTAAGAAGCATGCTGATGTCGATATACAAGGTAAGGATCGAAAAACCGCTATATACACCGCGGTGGAGAAGGGTCACACGCATATCGTAAAGATACTATTGTCCACCAATCCCGATCTTGAGGCGGCGACTAAAGACGGTGATACCGCGCTGCTGCGCGCCGTGCGCAATCGTAATCTGGAAATGGTGCAAATGCTGTTGGATCGCAAGGCAAAGGTGACGGCGAGCGATAAGCGCGGTGACACCTGCTTGCACATTGCTATGCGCGCGCGTTCTAAAGCGATTGTGGAGGCATTGCTGCGCAACCCCAAAAATAGTCAGCTCTTGTACAGAGCCAATAAAGCCGGTGAGACGCCATACAATATCGATACCATACATCAAAAAACCATACTGGGACAGGTGTTTGGCGCGCGTCGTCTCAATACGAATGAAGACTCGGAAGGCATGCTCGGCTATGAATTGTACTCTTCCGCTTTGGCTGATGTATTGAGTGAACCCACGCTAACCACACCCATTACGGTCGGTTTGTACGCCAAATGGGGTAGCGGTAAAAGCTTTCTGCTCAACAAACTGCGCGATGAGATGAATAATTTCGCGCGCCAGTGGGCGGAACCGCCCATCAATACGAGTGGCTTGATGTTCCTGGTAAATCTGCACATTGCGCTAGTGCTAGGCACCGTAGTCGGCATGTCTTCGTGGTCTGCCATGTGGGGCGGTATAGCGGCAGTGCTTTATTTAGTGTTCACATACCTCCTGCTTGCCAGTATTAATTATGCCAACAACCATATGGACGCCTACTGGGCCTATTCGGTGCAACATGGCATTATGAAGCGCTTCGGTCGTCTACGTCTCATATTACAGGTGGCATTCTGTCATCCGCCCGGCGCGCAGGCGGACGCACAAGCGAAGCCGGTGCGTTTTCACTTTGCTGAGGCGAGCAGCGCGTCGCCTACGGGCGAAAGTGCGGTTACACATATGTTGGCTGCGCTCTATGAAGCCATCGAATCGCACTATGGTTGGCTGTCGACACGCTTGTATCGCGCGTTTCGTCCCAAGGCGTTGAAAGTGACATCCAGTTGGCGTTGGCGTCGCATGTGTTGCATGCCACTTGTGATCATTTTCGAGTTATGTCTGTTAACACTTATTACGGGTATTTCGCTCGTGGTGGCGTACTTCACGTACGCTTCGGCCGAGGAAAAAGAAAGTATACTCGTTTCGATTTATGTAATTTGCGCGATATTAGTGACTATTATCTGCACGAATTTACACGGACTGGCGAAGGCATTCGGTTCGCTATTCATTTCACAAGGCCGCCATTTGCGTCGTTCGGTGCGTCTTAATGAGGGCGCGCCACTGACTGCAATGGGCGCCGAGGTGGCGCTCATGACCGATATGGTGAAG TGCCTGGATGCTTTTACGAATCAGCAAAGCCGTCTTGTGGGCGTAGTGGACGCATTGGACTCATGTGATACGGAGCGCATTCTCTGCGTGCTCAACGCCATACAAACGCTGCTCTCCTCACCGAATCGTCCATTTGTTCTGCTCATCGCTGTCGATCCGCATGTGATTGCCAAAGCAGCAGAGGCTAATAGCAGACGTCTCTTCACCGAAGGTGGCATTGGTGGCCACGATTTCTTGCGCAATCTGGTGCACTTGCCGGTGTACTTGCAGAATTCTGGTTTGCGTAAGGTGCAACGCGCTCAAATGACCGCTATGCTCTTCAAACGCAACTACAGTGAATTCCCCAACGAGGATGGTCCGACGCTGGGACATTCGGTGTCGGCGCGTCGCTTGTCCAATGCATCGGAAATAATGTCCAGTCAAGAAAAATTGCGCACCTCCCATAATCCCGGGCGCAGCGGCAAGAAGATGCGTCTCTCCGAGTCGGTGGCCAGTTCGATTGGCTCGAATTTGCATCGTTTGGGTCAGAATCCGCAGGGCGTGCTCGATCTATCGCGCATCATGTTAACCGATGACTACTTCAGTGATGTGAATCCCCGCAGCATGCGACGTCTCATGAATGTCATCTACATAACCG tgCGTCTACTGAAAGCATTCCAAATAGACTTTAGTTGGTATCGTTTAAGTTCTTGGATCAATTTAACGGAGCAGTGGCCGCTGCGTGCCAGCATGATTGTGCTGCAGCACGACAACTTCATGGACTCATACGACGATAATGTGTCACTGCAAGCAGTCTATGAAAA agtGCGTCCGAAAATCGCTTGCCTACGCGAGGCAGCACCGCTGCTCGAGCTCGATCGCGATGAACGCAAATTGGATGCATTCTTGCAGTTGCATAAATCGGATTTGTTAGTGGCGGATTTGCGCATATTTCTGCCTTTCACTATCAATCTCGATCCatatttgagaaaagttttgaaag aGGACCAACAATCGATCGAAGATGAAGGCACGCTAATGCTACAGAATAAGCCGAGCATTAATCCTGCCGTACGCATACCCCCACCAACACCGACGTATGTGCCTTCGCCCGCTGCTTATCCGCCATATCAATTATTCCACAACGACTATGAGTTGAGACATCGAAATGCCAGTATAAATTCGGAGCCGGCTATGACGCCTCTAATCGGCTCGCCAAGTGATTCGTTTGGT gaTGACGTGCTGCAGACAAAACTATCCGACTTAACGGTGGAAGGTGTCATCAGCTTGCTGGAGCGCGTCGATGACTTGCGTCCCGCTTTGCCGAAATTATCACCTATTCTCAAAGAGAATGCCATAAACGGGCGCGTATTGAAATACTGCGATACTAACGATCTGAAAGGG GTGCTCGGTCTTAATTTTGGCCACTGGGAATTATTTAGATTACTTATAAACACATTGCGAGACTGTGAAAAATTGCAACGTAAATTCAAGCCAACACCGGCGATAGCCGATGTGCCAGCTTCAAACACGACAGCGCCAAAAGACAGTACAGACACGCATACGCTGGCGCCGAGTCAACCGCATTCGCGCAAAAACTCAACCACGAGTCATATGGAAAAGCAG GTCACGCTGGAGGAGCAAATGATTTGCGGCGCTTTGCAAACCCTCAACGAGGAGGCCTTCGAGGATGTGGCGAGCAGTGAGCGACCCAGCCCATCGGGTTTGCCTACAGGTGAGATGTTAGCTGCAGCTGCACAACTGCAATTAGCGCCCATACGCGAGTCATCGGAATTCGGTTCACCGTCCGATGACCTCAAATTTAATCACTTCCTACAGTatgccaacaataacaactacggCAATTTTCATACACAACAACATAATCACAGCGACAGCACGCATTCGCTGCAAAGTATCGgtattggtggtggtggtggtggtgttagtgttggtgttgttggtaATAACACTATCCATATGGGTAATGGAGGCACTGGCGTTTTTAATAATGGTAATATTGGTGGTGGCGACATGTATAAGTTGCGTCATAGTATTGTTGGTGATGCCAGCACCCAAGCTGCCGTACAATTGTTGGctaatcaacaacaacaacaacatcagttAACAGCTGGTGGTCATGGTCATCATCGCAATCAGCGCCATCACTCGGTAGGTGATGATTTGCTCTATGAATCCCTAATgcctcaacaacaacaacaactgcgttCGCctatacaacaacagcagcagcagcaacaacaacgtaatACAGTACCAACAGTTGTTGTCATACCAAATACAAATAGTGATCACGATATCAGCGATACGCCTCTATAG
- the LOC120772210 gene encoding kinase D-interacting substrate of 220 kDa B isoform X1, which yields MKKALSTTQEDEAPEEGAVGEQTRRTPPRLMQMGRAFSEMSPLNPASASPSCRSPSSAAAGAALQIRRDSGNYGSIFPFGFLRLSLQKSGSSIQHLNRYGDSMGSLAHRALLQYVENNDLSGLRAILDSRHLSVDDRDENGTTGLMVVAGRGLTVFVREFLARGADVQAEDNDNWTALICAAKNGHFDIVQVLIDHGADIEHRDMGGWTALMWAAYRGHTDLVRFLLEKGADVNVHGNYHLGPLLWAAGRGFRDIVELLVQRGAKVNVGDKYGTTALVWACRKGNAEIVDTLLKAGANVDTAGMYSWTPLLVATSGGHTDCVTSLLEKKPNVNALDKDGMTALAIASREGFQEICAALIAAGAYINIQDRAGDTPLIHAVKGGHRGVVEALLKKHADVDIQGKDRKTAIYTAVEKGHTHIVKILLSTNPDLEAATKDGDTALLRAVRNRNLEMVQMLLDRKAKVTASDKRGDTCLHIAMRARSKAIVEALLRNPKNSQLLYRANKAGETPYNIDTIHQKTILGQVFGARRLNTNEDSEGMLGYELYSSALADVLSEPTLTTPITVGLYAKWGSGKSFLLNKLRDEMNNFARQWAEPPINTSGLMFLVNLHIALVLGTVVGMSSWSAMWGGIAAVLYLVFTYLLLASINYANNHMDAYWAYSVQHGIMKRFGRLRLILQVAFCHPPGAQADAQAKPVRFHFAEASSASPTGESAVTHMLAALYEAIESHYGWLSTRLYRAFRPKALKVTSSWRWRRMCCMPLVIIFELCLLTLITGISLVVAYFTYASAEEKESILVSIYVICAILVTIICTNLHGLAKAFGSLFISQGRHLRRSVRLNEGAPLTAMGAEVALMTDMVKCLDAFTNQQSRLVGVVDALDSCDTERILCVLNAIQTLLSSPNRPFVLLIAVDPHVIAKAAEANSRRLFTEGGIGGHDFLRNLVHLPVYLQNSGLRKVQRAQMTAMLFKRNYSEFPNEDGPTLGHSVSARRLSNASEIMSSQEKLRTSHNPGRSGKKMRLSESVASSIGSNLHRLGQNPQGVLDLSRIMLTDDYFSDVNPRSMRRLMNVIYITVRLLKAFQIDFSWYRLSSWINLTEQWPLRASMIVLQHDNFMDSYDDNVSLQAVYEKVRPKIACLREAAPLLELDRDERKLDAFLQLHKSDLLVADLRIFLPFTINLDPYLRKVLKEDQQSIEDEGTLMLQNKPSINPAVRIPPPTPTYVPSPAAYPPYQLFHNDYELRHRNASINSEPAMTPLIGSPSDSFGDDVLQTKLSDLTVEGVISLLERVDDLRPALPKLSPILKENAINGRVLKYCDTNDLKGVLGLNFGHWELFRLLINTLRDCEKLQRKFKPTPAIADVPASNTTAPKDSTDTHTLAPSQPHSRKNSTTSHMEKQVTLEEQMICGALQTLNEEAFEDVASSERPSPSGLPTGEMLAAAAQLQLAPIRESSEFGSPSDDLKFNHFLQYANNNNYGNFHTQQHNHSDSTHSLQSIGIGGGGGGVSVGVVGNNTIHMGNGGTGVFNNGNIGGGDMYKLRHSIVGDASTQAAVQLLANQQQQQHQLTAGGHGHHRNQRHHSVGDDLLYESLMPQQQQQLRSPIQQQQQQQQQRNTVPTVVVIPNTNSDHDISDTPL from the exons catCTCAATCGCTACGGAGATTCTATGGGTTCACTAGCACATCGAGCGCTCCTACAATATGTGGAAAATAATGACCTATCCGGTTTGCGCGCTATCTTAGATAGTCGGCATTTATCCGTCGATGATCGTGATGAG AATGGCACCACTGGACTTATGGTTGTTGCTGGACGTGGCTTAACTGTTTTTGTGCGCGAATTCTTGGCACGCGGCGCGGATGTCCAAGCGGAGGACAATGACAACTGGACGGCACTTATATGCGCGGCCAAAAATGGTCACTTCGATATCGTACAAGTGCTCATCGATCACGGCGCCGATATTGAGCATCGTGATATG GGCGGTTGGACGGCATTAATGTGGGCCGCTTACCGTGGCCACACCGATCTGGTGCGTTTCTTGCTCGAGAAAGGCGCAGACGTGAATGTACATGGCAATTATCATTTGGGTCCACTGCTGTGGGCAGCAGGTCGTGGCTTCAGAGATATTGTGGAATTGCTGGTGCAACGCGGTGCTAAGGTCAATGTCGGCGACAAGTATGGCACAACAGCGTTGGTGTGGGCGTGCCGTAAAGGCAATGCTGAGATTGTCGATACGCTACTAAAGGCCGGTGCTAATGTCGACACAGCGGGCATGTATTCGTGGACGCCACTGCTGGTAGCCACCTCAGGCGGACATACAGACTGTGTTACCTCGCTGCTGGAGAAGAAACCCAATGTTAATGCGTTGGATAAAGATGGCATGACCGCGTTGGCGATTGCGAGTCGTGAGGGCTTCCAG GAAATATGCGCGGCTCTTATCGCCGCTGGCGCCTACATCAACATACAAGATCGTGCCGGCGACACGCCCCTCATACATGCCGTCAAGGGTGGTCATCGCGGCGTTGTTGAAGCGCTGCTTAAGAAGCATGCTGATGTCGATATACAAGGTAAGGATCGAAAAACCGCTATATACACCGCGGTGGAGAAGGGTCACACGCATATCGTAAAGATACTATTGTCCACCAATCCCGATCTTGAGGCGGCGACTAAAGACGGTGATACCGCGCTGCTGCGCGCCGTGCGCAATCGTAATCTGGAAATGGTGCAAATGCTGTTGGATCGCAAGGCAAAGGTGACGGCGAGCGATAAGCGCGGTGACACCTGCTTGCACATTGCTATGCGCGCGCGTTCTAAAGCGATTGTGGAGGCATTGCTGCGCAACCCCAAAAATAGTCAGCTCTTGTACAGAGCCAATAAAGCCGGTGAGACGCCATACAATATCGATACCATACATCAAAAAACCATACTGGGACAGGTGTTTGGCGCGCGTCGTCTCAATACGAATGAAGACTCGGAAGGCATGCTCGGCTATGAATTGTACTCTTCCGCTTTGGCTGATGTATTGAGTGAACCCACGCTAACCACACCCATTACGGTCGGTTTGTACGCCAAATGGGGTAGCGGTAAAAGCTTTCTGCTCAACAAACTGCGCGATGAGATGAATAATTTCGCGCGCCAGTGGGCGGAACCGCCCATCAATACGAGTGGCTTGATGTTCCTGGTAAATCTGCACATTGCGCTAGTGCTAGGCACCGTAGTCGGCATGTCTTCGTGGTCTGCCATGTGGGGCGGTATAGCGGCAGTGCTTTATTTAGTGTTCACATACCTCCTGCTTGCCAGTATTAATTATGCCAACAACCATATGGACGCCTACTGGGCCTATTCGGTGCAACATGGCATTATGAAGCGCTTCGGTCGTCTACGTCTCATATTACAGGTGGCATTCTGTCATCCGCCCGGCGCGCAGGCGGACGCACAAGCGAAGCCGGTGCGTTTTCACTTTGCTGAGGCGAGCAGCGCGTCGCCTACGGGCGAAAGTGCGGTTACACATATGTTGGCTGCGCTCTATGAAGCCATCGAATCGCACTATGGTTGGCTGTCGACACGCTTGTATCGCGCGTTTCGTCCCAAGGCGTTGAAAGTGACATCCAGTTGGCGTTGGCGTCGCATGTGTTGCATGCCACTTGTGATCATTTTCGAGTTATGTCTGTTAACACTTATTACGGGTATTTCGCTCGTGGTGGCGTACTTCACGTACGCTTCGGCCGAGGAAAAAGAAAGTATACTCGTTTCGATTTATGTAATTTGCGCGATATTAGTGACTATTATCTGCACGAATTTACACGGACTGGCGAAGGCATTCGGTTCGCTATTCATTTCACAAGGCCGCCATTTGCGTCGTTCGGTGCGTCTTAATGAGGGCGCGCCACTGACTGCAATGGGCGCCGAGGTGGCGCTCATGACCGATATGGTGAAG TGCCTGGATGCTTTTACGAATCAGCAAAGCCGTCTTGTGGGCGTAGTGGACGCATTGGACTCATGTGATACGGAGCGCATTCTCTGCGTGCTCAACGCCATACAAACGCTGCTCTCCTCACCGAATCGTCCATTTGTTCTGCTCATCGCTGTCGATCCGCATGTGATTGCCAAAGCAGCAGAGGCTAATAGCAGACGTCTCTTCACCGAAGGTGGCATTGGTGGCCACGATTTCTTGCGCAATCTGGTGCACTTGCCGGTGTACTTGCAGAATTCTGGTTTGCGTAAGGTGCAACGCGCTCAAATGACCGCTATGCTCTTCAAACGCAACTACAGTGAATTCCCCAACGAGGATGGTCCGACGCTGGGACATTCGGTGTCGGCGCGTCGCTTGTCCAATGCATCGGAAATAATGTCCAGTCAAGAAAAATTGCGCACCTCCCATAATCCCGGGCGCAGCGGCAAGAAGATGCGTCTCTCCGAGTCGGTGGCCAGTTCGATTGGCTCGAATTTGCATCGTTTGGGTCAGAATCCGCAGGGCGTGCTCGATCTATCGCGCATCATGTTAACCGATGACTACTTCAGTGATGTGAATCCCCGCAGCATGCGACGTCTCATGAATGTCATCTACATAACCG tgCGTCTACTGAAAGCATTCCAAATAGACTTTAGTTGGTATCGTTTAAGTTCTTGGATCAATTTAACGGAGCAGTGGCCGCTGCGTGCCAGCATGATTGTGCTGCAGCACGACAACTTCATGGACTCATACGACGATAATGTGTCACTGCAAGCAGTCTATGAAAA agtGCGTCCGAAAATCGCTTGCCTACGCGAGGCAGCACCGCTGCTCGAGCTCGATCGCGATGAACGCAAATTGGATGCATTCTTGCAGTTGCATAAATCGGATTTGTTAGTGGCGGATTTGCGCATATTTCTGCCTTTCACTATCAATCTCGATCCatatttgagaaaagttttgaaag aGGACCAACAATCGATCGAAGATGAAGGCACGCTAATGCTACAGAATAAGCCGAGCATTAATCCTGCCGTACGCATACCCCCACCAACACCGACGTATGTGCCTTCGCCCGCTGCTTATCCGCCATATCAATTATTCCACAACGACTATGAGTTGAGACATCGAAATGCCAGTATAAATTCGGAGCCGGCTATGACGCCTCTAATCGGCTCGCCAAGTGATTCGTTTGGT gaTGACGTGCTGCAGACAAAACTATCCGACTTAACGGTGGAAGGTGTCATCAGCTTGCTGGAGCGCGTCGATGACTTGCGTCCCGCTTTGCCGAAATTATCACCTATTCTCAAAGAGAATGCCATAAACGGGCGCGTATTGAAATACTGCGATACTAACGATCTGAAAGGG GTGCTCGGTCTTAATTTTGGCCACTGGGAATTATTTAGATTACTTATAAACACATTGCGAGACTGTGAAAAATTGCAACGTAAATTCAAGCCAACACCGGCGATAGCCGATGTGCCAGCTTCAAACACGACAGCGCCAAAAGACAGTACAGACACGCATACGCTGGCGCCGAGTCAACCGCATTCGCGCAAAAACTCAACCACGAGTCATATGGAAAAGCAG GTCACGCTGGAGGAGCAAATGATTTGCGGCGCTTTGCAAACCCTCAACGAGGAGGCCTTCGAGGATGTGGCGAGCAGTGAGCGACCCAGCCCATCGGGTTTGCCTACAGGTGAGATGTTAGCTGCAGCTGCACAACTGCAATTAGCGCCCATACGCGAGTCATCGGAATTCGGTTCACCGTCCGATGACCTCAAATTTAATCACTTCCTACAGTatgccaacaataacaactacggCAATTTTCATACACAACAACATAATCACAGCGACAGCACGCATTCGCTGCAAAGTATCGgtattggtggtggtggtggtggtgttagtgttggtgttgttggtaATAACACTATCCATATGGGTAATGGAGGCACTGGCGTTTTTAATAATGGTAATATTGGTGGTGGCGACATGTATAAGTTGCGTCATAGTATTGTTGGTGATGCCAGCACCCAAGCTGCCGTACAATTGTTGGctaatcaacaacaacaacaacatcagttAACAGCTGGTGGTCATGGTCATCATCGCAATCAGCGCCATCACTCGGTAGGTGATGATTTGCTCTATGAATCCCTAATgcctcaacaacaacaacaactgcgttCGCctatacaacaacagcagcagcagcaacaacaacgtaatACAGTACCAACAGTTGTTGTCATACCAAATACAAATAGTGATCACGATATCAGCGATACGCCTCTATAG